The proteins below are encoded in one region of Schistosoma mansoni, WGS project CABG00000000 data, chromosome 1 unplaced supercontig 0034, strain Puerto Rico, whole genome shotgun sequence:
- a CDS encoding bestrophin-related, translating into MTVQYNQFVLTGGPGIFFRLLLKWRGGVLKLISLDLIIFASIYILISCLYRFVITENAQRNFERLILFTSKFQAMIPVAFILGFYVALVFARFWNYFTTIPWVMSFALTLVTHLPGSAERNRLIRRTCMRYIMANLIITTAHLNVVVKKRFPTFELFVASGNLF; encoded by the exons ATGACTGTCCAGTACAATCAGTTTGTCCTTACGGGAGGTCCTGGAATATTTTTCCGCCTTCTCTTAAA ATGGAGAGGAGGTGTTTTGAAACTGATTTCGCTTGATCTCATTATATTTGCttctatttatatattgattagcTGCTTGTATCGGTTTGTAATTACTGAGAACGCACAAAG AAATTTCGAACGTCTGATTCTATTTACTTCCAAATTCCAAGCCATGATTCCGGTTGCATTTATCCTTGGCTTTTATGTTGCCTTAGTTTTCGCACGCTTTTGGAACTATTTCACGACGATTCCGTGGGTAATGAGCTTTGCACTCACTCTTGTTACCCACCTTCCCGGTAGCGCGGAACGCAATCGCTTGATACGTCGGACATGCATGAGATATATTATGGCAAATCTAATAATTACAACTGCACATCTTAATGTCGTAGTCAAGAAGCGGTTTCCAACTTTTGAGCTTTTTGTTGCTTCAGgtaatttattttga
- a CDS encoding bestrophin-related yields the protein MQPFVPVVWATSLITLARKEGLIKNPHAYVLLVNELNTFRQKILYVMMMDDVCIPLVYTQVAETLVNPMGEDDEDIDINEIIDFNWRISWCVVDGVRTSAPAIVRDAHWRQSVVELPHTERSRRLTVGSRKGSIYDMNVPVGPELRDLMAALSTARQMQMSSANSPAPSKSICHNESDSPRGESDDRRQSFPYTTTTNVVHEPIKEEDEELEDEQSGKDLEENKVNDEINDLSGSHTHDHCSRL from the exons ATGCAACCGTTTGTTCCTGTTGTATGGGCAACTTCTCTTATCACCTTAGCTAGAAAAGAAGGACTAATCAAAAACCCTCATGCATACGTTCTTTTGGTAAAT GAACTTAACACTTTCCGTCAAAAAATATTATATGTAATGATGATGGATGATGTTTGTATTCCATTGGTTTATACACAG GTTGCTGAAACACTTGTGAATCCAATGGGAGAAGATGATGAAGATATTGATATTAATGAGATAATTGACTTTAATTGGAGA ATTTCGTGGTGTGTGGTAGATGGAGTGAGAACAAGTGCACCTGCCATTGTACGAGACGCCCATTGGAGACAATCCGTTGTAGAACTTCCTCATACGGAACGGTCAAGACGTCTAACTGTCGGATCAAGGAAAGGGTCTATTTATGATATGAA TGTTCCTGTTGGTCCAGAACTGCGCGATCTCATGGCAGCTTTATCCACAGCACGACAGATGCAGATG TCAAGTGCAAACTCACCAGCTCCTTCAAAGTCTATCTGTCATAATGAAAGTGACAGTCCACGCGGGGAATCAGATGACCGTAGACAATCGTTTCCTTACACCACAACTACTAATGTTGTTCATGAACCCATAAAAGAAGAGGATGAAGAACTAGAAGATGAACAGTCTGGAAAAGATCTGGAGGAAAATAAAGTAAATGATGAAATTAACG ATTTATCAGGTAGTCATACGCATGATCACTGTTCAAGGCTCTAG